A DNA window from Takifugu flavidus isolate HTHZ2018 chromosome 15, ASM371156v2, whole genome shotgun sequence contains the following coding sequences:
- the LOC130539087 gene encoding receptor-type tyrosine-protein phosphatase S-like isoform X3 yields the protein MSLLGAAGTPIQPGRPVLRPCLSPSPLWMLLSFIFFITSHFSCICGAPAPPKFTKIPTDQIGVSGGVASFVCQASGSPKPVVYWNKKGKKVNSQRIEVTIEFDEGAGAVLRIQPLRAPRDENTYECVARNSEGEVSVTAKLAIIREDLLPFGFPSIDMGPQLKVVERSRTATMLCAASGIPDPEISWFKDFLPVEPGASQGRIKQLRSGALQIENSEETDQGKYECVATNSQGVRYSSPANLYVRVRRVSPRFSILPSNHEIMPGGSVNITCVAVGSPMPYVKWMLGPEDLTPEDEMPIGRNVLELNGVRESANYTCVAMSSLGVIEAVAQVLVKTLPKPPGTPIVTETTATSVTITWDSGNPDPVSYYIIQYRAKGPDSKYETVDSITTTRYSIGGLYPNTEYEIRVSAFNSIGQGPPSARVEARTGEQAPASPPRNVQAHIISQNTVMVRWEEPEEPNGQVKGYRVYYTMDPSRPMNEWQIHNVQDSVITTIQNLVTSETYTIQVLAFTSVGDGPFSDPVHVKVMPGVPGQPGKFKVGRVTDTSIELTWEPAYTKEGIVNYELLYKPVRFGGLEKLTFGPRNSYTVEGLKPNTEYSFSLAAISNKGIGAFTNELVQSTSQAKPSAAPEGVSCESAGSTSLRVGWRPPLMDGWNGELAGYELKYQRVSGAGGGGQGHNTSGQRIPAERGQTVLEGLEKWSWYNITLAAFTVEGTGPSSPGVLCRTDEDVPGAAPRQVDVQPLNSSALRVTWRPVLPRLRQGQIRGYQVHFGRAESGESRNLPRIKDLLLDESQMEEDDSTQYELIIGGLKPETTYSVSVAAYTTKGDGAHSRSKLVQTLGIVPGPPSLWVRPGSGPSVVVRWAPPLECSDSGAGSQRAPLEIQGYRLQFGLKNASFSTAVDFTNREKNFTVRNLSPGSSYVFVLSAKSRAGYGDVAKQEITVPLVPPLGYPKISDYVNATCCSLQLSWVPPSPEECYDVITEYTVAYREVAVPKPSGEPGPSATPPLSALPWLVTIPASESSYTLLGLNHSTIYMVQLRAHNKAGPGPFSPPVVSRTLALETDVPRNFSVNLATKTSVLLTWEFPEGSNPYRFSVEYNHQNIEVDARTKKAVIQNLQPDTSYDFKITATEGNMGGLRHRISAKTSPSITIRRPEIDHTRDTETTVTIILPSLETRTPIKNVYVVVVPLRRARGVLRHEKSPDEMDLEELLKDISQKQRDSRQQKQVDLRRAYITARFTPATLPAFFTLGDQLDYGGFENRALDPGQEYMFFILAELNSTTGKMYVASPYTDPVIAPDSDPQPLDAGDGLIWVVGPVLAVVFIICIVIAILLYKNKPDSKRKDSEPGTKSLLSNAEMMAHHPTDPVEMRRINFQTPGMMSHPPIPINELAEHIELLKANDNLRLSQEYESIDPSQQFTWEHSNLEVNKPKNRYANVIAYDHTRVILAPIDGILGNDYINANYIDGYRKQNAYIATQGPLAETFGDFWRMVWEQRTASVVMMTRLEEKSRVGQYNSLIKIWAREMIDISHSLVLLSPRQIKCDQYWPNRGTETYGMVQVTLLDTMELATFCVRTFSLHKSGSSERREVRQFQFTAWPDHGVPEYPTPFLNFLRRVKACNPPDAGPISVHCSAGVGRTGCFIVIDAMLERIRHERTVDIYGHVTLMRSQRNYMVQTEDQYSFIHEALLEAVACGNTEVPARSLYSYMQKLSKVESGEHVTGMELEFKRLANTKAHTSRFVTANLPCNKFKNRLVNIMPYETTRVCLQPIRGLEGSDYINASYIDGYRQQRGYIATQGPLAETTEDFWRMLWEHNSTIVVMLTKLREMGREKCHQYWPAERSARYQYFVVDPMAEYNMPQYILREFKVTDARDGQSRTVRQFQFTDWPEQGVPKSGEGFIDFIGQVHKTKEQFGQDGPIAVHCSAGVGRTGVFITLSIVLERMRYEGAVDIFQTVKMLRTQRPAMVQTEDEYQFCYQAALEYLGSFDHYAT from the exons ACAATCGAGTTTGACGAGGGTGCCGGCGCCGTGCTGAGGATCCAGCCGCTCAGAGCACCGCGGGATGAAAACACCTACGAGTGCGTGGCACGCAACAGCGAGGGAGAGGTGTCTGTCACTGCAAAGCTGGCCATTATCAGAG AGGACCTGCTGCCCTTCGGCTTCCCCAGCATCGACATGGGCCCCCAGCTGAAGGTGGTGGAGCGCTCCAGAACGGCCACCATGCTCTGCGCCGCCAGCGGCATCCCCGACCCCGAGATCTCCTGGTTCAAAGACTTCCTGCCCGTGGAGCCCGGCGCCAGCCAGGGCCGCATCAAGCAGCTCCGCTCGG GAGCGCTGCAGATCGAGAACAGCGAGGAGACCGACCAGGGAAAGTACGAGTGCGTGGCCACCAACTCTCAAGGCGTGCGCTACTCCTCCCCCGCCAACCTCTACGTGCGAG TGCGCCGCGTGTCCCCGCGTttttccatcctcccctccaACCACGAGATCATGCCGGGCGGGAGCGTCAACATCACCTGCGTGGCGGTGGGCTCGCCCATGCCCTACGTCAAGTGGATGCTGGGGCCCGAGGACCTCACCCCCGAGGACGAAATGCCGATCGGGCGCAACGTGCTGGAGCTCAACGGCGTGCGGGAGTCCGCCAACTACACCTGCGTGGCCATGAGCAGCCTGGGGGTCATCGAGGCCGTGGCGCAGGTCCTAGTGAAAA CCCTGCCGAAGCCCCCGGGAACACCCATCGTCACGGAGACCACCGCCACCAGCGTGACCATCACCTGGGACTCCGGTAATCCCGACCCGGTGTCGTATTACATCATCCAGTACCGGGCCAAAGGGCCGGACAGCAAATACGAGACGGTGgacagcatcaccaccacccgCTACAGCATCGGCGGCCTGTATCCCAACACCGAGTACGAGATCAGGGTGTCGGCCTTCAACAGCATCGGCCAGGGGCCCCCGTCGGCACGCGTGGAGGCCCGCACGGGAGAGCAGGCCCCGGCCAGCCCGCCCAGAAACGTGCAGGCCCACATCATCTCCCAGAACACGGTGATGGTccggtgggaggagccagaagagCCAAACGGACAG GTGAAAGGTTACCGCGTGTACTACACCATGGACCCCTCCCGGCCCATGAACGAGTGGCAGATCCACAACGTCCAGGACAGCGTCATCACCACCATTCAGAACCTGGTGACCTCAGAAACCTACACCATCCAGGTCCTGGCCTTCACCTCCGTGGGGGACGGACCCTTCTCGGACCCCGTCCACGTTAAGGTCATGCCCGGAG TCCCGGGTCAACCTGGCAAATTTAAAGTTGGCAGGGTGACAGATACGAGCATAGAGCTGACCTGGGAGCCCGCTTACACCAAAGAAGGCATCGTCAACTATGAACTCCTCTACAAACCTGTCAGGTTTGGCGGTCTG GAGAAACTGACCTTCGGACCCAGGAATTCTTACACAGTGGAGGGTCTGAAACCAAACACGGAGTACTCCTTCTCCCTGGCCGCCATCTCCAACAAAGGCATCGGAGCGTTCACCAACGAGCTGGTGCAGAGCACGTCACAAGCCA AGCCCTCAGCTGCCCCCGAGGGTGTGTCCTGCGAGAGCGCCGGCTCCACCTCGCTCAGAGTAGGTTGGCGGCCGCCTCTAATGGACGGCTGGAATGGCGAGTTGGCAGGTTATGAGCTGAAATACCAGAGAGTTtctggggcaggaggaggaggtcagggcCATAACACGAGCGGGCAGCGGATCCCAGCAGAGCGGGGGCAAACAGtgctggaggggctggagaaaTGGAGCTGGTACAATATCACCCTGGCCGCCTTCACCGTGGAAGGGACTGGCCCCAGCAGCCCCGGCGTCCTCTGCAGGACCGACGAGGACG TTCCCGGCGCCGCGCCCCGTCAGGTGGACGTCCAGCCGCTCAACTCCTCGGCGCTCCGGGTCACCTGGCGCCCAGTGTTGCCGCGGTTACGGCAAGGCCAGATCCGCGGCTACCAAGTCCACTTCGGGCGGGCGGAGAGCGGCGAATCGCGAAACCTCCCCCGCATCAAAGACCTGCTACTAGATGAGTCGCAG atggaggaggatgattCAACTCAGTAT GAGCTGATTATCGGCGGCCTGAAACCAGAGACCACGTACTCGGTGTCAGTGGCTGCGTACACCACCAAAGGGGACGGCGCACACAGCAGGTCCAAGCTGGTGCAGACCCTGGGGATTG TGCCCGGTCCGCCCTCCCTGTGGGTGCGTCCGGGATCGGGCCCGTCGGTGGTGGTGCGTTGGGCTCCACCGCTGGAGTGCTCTGACTCAGGAGCTGGTAGCCAGAGGGCCCCGTTGGAAATCCAGGGCTACCGCCTACAGTTTGGCCTGAAGAACGCATCCTTCAGCACCGCAGTGGATTTCACAAACCGAGAGAAGAACTTCACTGTCAGAAACCTCTCCCCTGGGTCTTCCTACGTCTTTGTCCTCTCCGCGAAGAGCCGAGCTGGCTACGGAGACGTAGCGAAGCAGGAAATAACGGTTCCCCTGGTCCCACCGCTGGGATACCCCAAAATATCAGACTACGTGAACGCCACTTGTTgctccctccagctctcctgggtGCCCCCCAGCCCAGAGGAGTGTTACGACGTCATCACCGAGTACACAGTGGCTTACAGAGAGGTGGCAGTCCCCAAACCGTCGGGAGAACCTGGCCCCTCAGCCACGCCCCCGCTCTCAGCCCTCCCGTGGCTGGTCACGATACCAGCAAGCGAGTCCAGCTACACCCTCCTGGGCTTGAATCACAGTACAATCTACATGGTGCAGCTCAGAGCCCACAACAAGGCAGGCCCAGGCCCCTTCAGCCCACCTGTGGTGAGCAGAACTCTGGCCCTTGAAACAG ATGTTCCGAGGAATTTTTCCGTCAATCTGGCGACTAAGACGAGTGTTCTTCTCACCTGGGAGTTTCCAGAGGGCAGCAACCCCTACCGCTTCTCT GTGGAGTATAACCACCAGAACATAGAGGTGGACGCTCGGACGAAGAAGGCCGTCATTCAGAACCTTCAACCCGATACCAGCTACGACTTTAAGATCACCGCCACGGAGGGCAACATGGGAGGCCTGCGCCACCGCATCTCCGCCAAGACCTCCCCGTCCATCACCATCCGCCGCCCCGAGATCGACCACACCCGCGACACGGAGACCACGGTCACCATCATCCTGCCCTCCCTGGAGACTCGTACTCCCATCAA GAATGTTTATGTCGTCGTGGTTCCGCTGAGAAGAGCCCGCGGGGTCCTCAGACACGAAAAGAGCCCAGATGAGatggacctggaggag CTGTTGAAAGACATCAGTCAGAAGCAGAGAGACTCTCGCCAGCAGAAGCAGGTGGACCTGCGTCGGGCGTACATCACCGCCCGCTTCACACCTGCCACCCTGCCAGCGTTCTTCACCCTGGGGGACCAGCTGGACTACGGAGGCTTCGAGAACCGAGCTTTGGACCCGGGGCAGGAGTACATGTTCTTCATCCTGGCGGAGCTCAACTCCACCACCGGG AAAATGTACGTGGCCAGCCCCTACACGGACCCGGTGATCgcccctgactctgaccctcaGCCCCTGGACGCCGGGGACGGTCTGATCTGGGTGGTAGGGCCGGTCCTggccgtggtcttcatcatctgcATCGTCATCGCCATCCTCCTTTACAAAAA CAAGCCTGACAG CAAGCGTAAGGATTCCGAACCCGGGACCAAGAGCCTTTTGAGCAACGCCGAAATGATGGCACATCACCCGACGGACCCGGTGGAGATGCGTCGCATCAACTTCCAGACTCCCG GAATGATGAGCCATCCTCCCATCCCCATCAACGAACTGGCCGAGCACATCGAGCTGCTGAAAGCTAATGACAACCTGCGGCTCTCCCAGGAATATGAG TCCATTGACCCCAGTCAGCAGTTCACCTGGGAGCATTCAAACCTGGAAGTCAACAAGCCCAAAAACCGCTACGCTAACGTCATAGCGTACGACCACACCAGGGTCATTCTTGCCCCGATAGAcg GCATCCTGGGGAACGACTACATCAACGCCAACTACATCGACGGCTACAGGAAGCAGAACGCGTACATCGCCACCCAGGGACCCCTGGCAGAGACCTTTGGGGACTTCTGGAGGATGGTGTGGGAGCAGCGGACGGCGTCCGTCGTCATGATGACGCGGCTGGAAGAGAAGTCCCGGGTGGGACAGTATAACAGCCTCATAAAGATTTGGGCGCGAGAAATGATTGACATCAGCCATTCATTGGTTTTACTCTCACCTCGGCAGATAAAATGTGACCAGTACTGGCCGAATCGTGGCACGGAGACTTACGGAATGGTCCAGGTGACCCTGCTGGACACAATGGAGCTGGCCACCTTCTGTGTGCGCACCTTCTCCCTGCACAAA AGCGGCAGCAGCGAGCGGAGAGAGGTGCGCCAGTTCCAGTTTACAGCCTGGCCGGACCACGGCGTGCCAGAGTATCCCACCCCTTTCCTCAACTTCCTCCGCAGGGTCAAAGCCTGCAACCCCCCGGATGCTGGACCCATCTCCGTTCACTGCAG TGCTGGTGTCGGTCGCACCGGCTGCTTTATCGTCATCGACGCCATGCTGGAGCGCATTCGACACGAGCGCACCGTGGACATCTACGGTCACGTCACCCTGATGCGCTCGCAGAGGAACTACATGGTGCAGACGGAGGACCAGTACAGCTTCATCCACGAGGCGCTGCTGGAGGCTGTGGCGTGCGGGAACACCGAGGTGCCCGCCCGGAGTCTGTACTCGTACATGCAGAAGCTGTCCAAGGTGGAGAGCGGGGAGCACGTCACCGGCATGGAGTTGGAGTTCAAG CGGCTGGCGAACACCAAAGCCCACACGTCCCGCTTCGTGACGGCCAACCTGCCCTGCAACAAGTTCAAGAACCGACTGGTCAACATAATGCCCTACGAAACCACCCGCGTCTgcctccagccaatcagaggcctgGAGGGCTCCGACTACATCAACGCCAGCTACATCGACGGCTACAG GCAGCAGAGGGGTTACATCGCCACCCAGGGCCCGCTGGCGGAGACTACAGAGGACTTCTGGAGGATGCTGTGGGAGCACAACTCCACCATCGTGGTCATGCTGACTAAGCTGAGAGAGATGGGACGG GAGAAGTGCCACCAGTACTGGCCCGCGGAACGTTCTGCCAGGTATCAGTACTTTGTGGTGGACCCCATGGCGGAGTACAACATGCCTCAGTACATCCTGAGGGAGTTTAAAGTTACCGATGCCAGG GACGGGCAGTCGCGAACGGTGCGGCAGTTCCAGTTCACCGACTGGCCGGAGCAGGGCGTGCCCAAATCTGGGGAGGGCTTCATCGATTTCATCGGACAAGTACACAAAACCAAGGAGCAGTTTGGCCAGGATGGGCCGATCGCCGTTCACTGCAG CGCCGGCGTGGGGCGGACAGGTGTCTTCATCACCCTGAGTATCGTCCTGGAGAGGATGCGCTACGAAGGAGCGGTGGACATCTTCCAGACTGTCAAAATGCTGCGCACGCAGAGACCGGCCATGGTGCAGACTGAG GACGAGTACCAGTTCTGCTACCAGGCCGCTCTGGAATACCTGGGTAGCTTCGACCACTATGCAACGTAA
- the LOC130539087 gene encoding receptor-type tyrosine-protein phosphatase S-like isoform X8: MSLLGAAGTPIQPGRPVLRPCLSPSPLWMLLSFIFFITSHFSCICGAPAPPKFTKIPTDQIGVSGGVASFVCQASGSPKPVVYWNKKGKKVNSQRIETIEFDEGAGAVLRIQPLRAPRDENTYECVARNSEGEVSVTAKLAIIREDLLPFGFPSIDMGPQLKVVERSRTATMLCAASGIPDPEISWFKDFLPVEPGASQGRIKQLRSGALQIENSEETDQGKYECVATNSQGVRYSSPANLYVRVRRVSPRFSILPSNHEIMPGGSVNITCVAVGSPMPYVKWMLGPEDLTPEDEMPIGRNVLELNGVRESANYTCVAMSSLGVIEAVAQVLVKTLPKPPGTPIVTETTATSVTITWDSGNPDPVSYYIIQYRAKGPDSKYETVDSITTTRYSIGGLYPNTEYEIRVSAFNSIGQGPPSARVEARTGEQAPASPPRNVQAHIISQNTVMVRWEEPEEPNGQVKGYRVYYTMDPSRPMNEWQIHNVQDSVITTIQNLVTSETYTIQVLAFTSVGDGPFSDPVHVKVMPGVPGQPGKFKVGRVTDTSIELTWEPAYTKEGIVNYELLYKPVRFGGLEKLTFGPRNSYTVEGLKPNTEYSFSLAAISNKGIGAFTNELVQSTSQANVPRNFSVNLATKTSVLLTWEFPEGSNPYRFSVEYNHQNIEVDARTKKAVIQNLQPDTSYDFKITATEGNMGGLRHRISAKTSPSITIRRPEIDHTRDTETTVTIILPSLETRTPIKNVYVVVVPLRRARGVLRHEKSPDEMDLEELLKDISQKQRDSRQQKQVDLRRAYITARFTPATLPAFFTLGDQLDYGGFENRALDPGQEYMFFILAELNSTTGKMYVASPYTDPVIAPDSDPQPLDAGDGLIWVVGPVLAVVFIICIVIAILLYKNKPDSKRKDSEPGTKSLLSNAEMMAHHPTDPVEMRRINFQTPGMMSHPPIPINELAEHIELLKANDNLRLSQEYESIDPSQQFTWEHSNLEVNKPKNRYANVIAYDHTRVILAPIDGILGNDYINANYIDGYRKQNAYIATQGPLAETFGDFWRMVWEQRTASVVMMTRLEEKSRVGQYNSLIKIWAREMIDISHSLVLLSPRQIKCDQYWPNRGTETYGMVQVTLLDTMELATFCVRTFSLHKSGSSERREVRQFQFTAWPDHGVPEYPTPFLNFLRRVKACNPPDAGPISVHCSAGVGRTGCFIVIDAMLERIRHERTVDIYGHVTLMRSQRNYMVQTEDQYSFIHEALLEAVACGNTEVPARSLYSYMQKLSKVESGEHVTGMELEFKRLANTKAHTSRFVTANLPCNKFKNRLVNIMPYETTRVCLQPIRGLEGSDYINASYIDGYRQQRGYIATQGPLAETTEDFWRMLWEHNSTIVVMLTKLREMGREKCHQYWPAERSARYQYFVVDPMAEYNMPQYILREFKVTDARDGQSRTVRQFQFTDWPEQGVPKSGEGFIDFIGQVHKTKEQFGQDGPIAVHCSAGVGRTGVFITLSIVLERMRYEGAVDIFQTVKMLRTQRPAMVQTEDEYQFCYQAALEYLGSFDHYAT; this comes from the exons ACAATCGAGTTTGACGAGGGTGCCGGCGCCGTGCTGAGGATCCAGCCGCTCAGAGCACCGCGGGATGAAAACACCTACGAGTGCGTGGCACGCAACAGCGAGGGAGAGGTGTCTGTCACTGCAAAGCTGGCCATTATCAGAG AGGACCTGCTGCCCTTCGGCTTCCCCAGCATCGACATGGGCCCCCAGCTGAAGGTGGTGGAGCGCTCCAGAACGGCCACCATGCTCTGCGCCGCCAGCGGCATCCCCGACCCCGAGATCTCCTGGTTCAAAGACTTCCTGCCCGTGGAGCCCGGCGCCAGCCAGGGCCGCATCAAGCAGCTCCGCTCGG GAGCGCTGCAGATCGAGAACAGCGAGGAGACCGACCAGGGAAAGTACGAGTGCGTGGCCACCAACTCTCAAGGCGTGCGCTACTCCTCCCCCGCCAACCTCTACGTGCGAG TGCGCCGCGTGTCCCCGCGTttttccatcctcccctccaACCACGAGATCATGCCGGGCGGGAGCGTCAACATCACCTGCGTGGCGGTGGGCTCGCCCATGCCCTACGTCAAGTGGATGCTGGGGCCCGAGGACCTCACCCCCGAGGACGAAATGCCGATCGGGCGCAACGTGCTGGAGCTCAACGGCGTGCGGGAGTCCGCCAACTACACCTGCGTGGCCATGAGCAGCCTGGGGGTCATCGAGGCCGTGGCGCAGGTCCTAGTGAAAA CCCTGCCGAAGCCCCCGGGAACACCCATCGTCACGGAGACCACCGCCACCAGCGTGACCATCACCTGGGACTCCGGTAATCCCGACCCGGTGTCGTATTACATCATCCAGTACCGGGCCAAAGGGCCGGACAGCAAATACGAGACGGTGgacagcatcaccaccacccgCTACAGCATCGGCGGCCTGTATCCCAACACCGAGTACGAGATCAGGGTGTCGGCCTTCAACAGCATCGGCCAGGGGCCCCCGTCGGCACGCGTGGAGGCCCGCACGGGAGAGCAGGCCCCGGCCAGCCCGCCCAGAAACGTGCAGGCCCACATCATCTCCCAGAACACGGTGATGGTccggtgggaggagccagaagagCCAAACGGACAG GTGAAAGGTTACCGCGTGTACTACACCATGGACCCCTCCCGGCCCATGAACGAGTGGCAGATCCACAACGTCCAGGACAGCGTCATCACCACCATTCAGAACCTGGTGACCTCAGAAACCTACACCATCCAGGTCCTGGCCTTCACCTCCGTGGGGGACGGACCCTTCTCGGACCCCGTCCACGTTAAGGTCATGCCCGGAG TCCCGGGTCAACCTGGCAAATTTAAAGTTGGCAGGGTGACAGATACGAGCATAGAGCTGACCTGGGAGCCCGCTTACACCAAAGAAGGCATCGTCAACTATGAACTCCTCTACAAACCTGTCAGGTTTGGCGGTCTG GAGAAACTGACCTTCGGACCCAGGAATTCTTACACAGTGGAGGGTCTGAAACCAAACACGGAGTACTCCTTCTCCCTGGCCGCCATCTCCAACAAAGGCATCGGAGCGTTCACCAACGAGCTGGTGCAGAGCACGTCACAAGCCA ATGTTCCGAGGAATTTTTCCGTCAATCTGGCGACTAAGACGAGTGTTCTTCTCACCTGGGAGTTTCCAGAGGGCAGCAACCCCTACCGCTTCTCT GTGGAGTATAACCACCAGAACATAGAGGTGGACGCTCGGACGAAGAAGGCCGTCATTCAGAACCTTCAACCCGATACCAGCTACGACTTTAAGATCACCGCCACGGAGGGCAACATGGGAGGCCTGCGCCACCGCATCTCCGCCAAGACCTCCCCGTCCATCACCATCCGCCGCCCCGAGATCGACCACACCCGCGACACGGAGACCACGGTCACCATCATCCTGCCCTCCCTGGAGACTCGTACTCCCATCAA GAATGTTTATGTCGTCGTGGTTCCGCTGAGAAGAGCCCGCGGGGTCCTCAGACACGAAAAGAGCCCAGATGAGatggacctggaggag CTGTTGAAAGACATCAGTCAGAAGCAGAGAGACTCTCGCCAGCAGAAGCAGGTGGACCTGCGTCGGGCGTACATCACCGCCCGCTTCACACCTGCCACCCTGCCAGCGTTCTTCACCCTGGGGGACCAGCTGGACTACGGAGGCTTCGAGAACCGAGCTTTGGACCCGGGGCAGGAGTACATGTTCTTCATCCTGGCGGAGCTCAACTCCACCACCGGG AAAATGTACGTGGCCAGCCCCTACACGGACCCGGTGATCgcccctgactctgaccctcaGCCCCTGGACGCCGGGGACGGTCTGATCTGGGTGGTAGGGCCGGTCCTggccgtggtcttcatcatctgcATCGTCATCGCCATCCTCCTTTACAAAAA CAAGCCTGACAG CAAGCGTAAGGATTCCGAACCCGGGACCAAGAGCCTTTTGAGCAACGCCGAAATGATGGCACATCACCCGACGGACCCGGTGGAGATGCGTCGCATCAACTTCCAGACTCCCG GAATGATGAGCCATCCTCCCATCCCCATCAACGAACTGGCCGAGCACATCGAGCTGCTGAAAGCTAATGACAACCTGCGGCTCTCCCAGGAATATGAG TCCATTGACCCCAGTCAGCAGTTCACCTGGGAGCATTCAAACCTGGAAGTCAACAAGCCCAAAAACCGCTACGCTAACGTCATAGCGTACGACCACACCAGGGTCATTCTTGCCCCGATAGAcg GCATCCTGGGGAACGACTACATCAACGCCAACTACATCGACGGCTACAGGAAGCAGAACGCGTACATCGCCACCCAGGGACCCCTGGCAGAGACCTTTGGGGACTTCTGGAGGATGGTGTGGGAGCAGCGGACGGCGTCCGTCGTCATGATGACGCGGCTGGAAGAGAAGTCCCGGGTGGGACAGTATAACAGCCTCATAAAGATTTGGGCGCGAGAAATGATTGACATCAGCCATTCATTGGTTTTACTCTCACCTCGGCAGATAAAATGTGACCAGTACTGGCCGAATCGTGGCACGGAGACTTACGGAATGGTCCAGGTGACCCTGCTGGACACAATGGAGCTGGCCACCTTCTGTGTGCGCACCTTCTCCCTGCACAAA AGCGGCAGCAGCGAGCGGAGAGAGGTGCGCCAGTTCCAGTTTACAGCCTGGCCGGACCACGGCGTGCCAGAGTATCCCACCCCTTTCCTCAACTTCCTCCGCAGGGTCAAAGCCTGCAACCCCCCGGATGCTGGACCCATCTCCGTTCACTGCAG TGCTGGTGTCGGTCGCACCGGCTGCTTTATCGTCATCGACGCCATGCTGGAGCGCATTCGACACGAGCGCACCGTGGACATCTACGGTCACGTCACCCTGATGCGCTCGCAGAGGAACTACATGGTGCAGACGGAGGACCAGTACAGCTTCATCCACGAGGCGCTGCTGGAGGCTGTGGCGTGCGGGAACACCGAGGTGCCCGCCCGGAGTCTGTACTCGTACATGCAGAAGCTGTCCAAGGTGGAGAGCGGGGAGCACGTCACCGGCATGGAGTTGGAGTTCAAG CGGCTGGCGAACACCAAAGCCCACACGTCCCGCTTCGTGACGGCCAACCTGCCCTGCAACAAGTTCAAGAACCGACTGGTCAACATAATGCCCTACGAAACCACCCGCGTCTgcctccagccaatcagaggcctgGAGGGCTCCGACTACATCAACGCCAGCTACATCGACGGCTACAG GCAGCAGAGGGGTTACATCGCCACCCAGGGCCCGCTGGCGGAGACTACAGAGGACTTCTGGAGGATGCTGTGGGAGCACAACTCCACCATCGTGGTCATGCTGACTAAGCTGAGAGAGATGGGACGG GAGAAGTGCCACCAGTACTGGCCCGCGGAACGTTCTGCCAGGTATCAGTACTTTGTGGTGGACCCCATGGCGGAGTACAACATGCCTCAGTACATCCTGAGGGAGTTTAAAGTTACCGATGCCAGG GACGGGCAGTCGCGAACGGTGCGGCAGTTCCAGTTCACCGACTGGCCGGAGCAGGGCGTGCCCAAATCTGGGGAGGGCTTCATCGATTTCATCGGACAAGTACACAAAACCAAGGAGCAGTTTGGCCAGGATGGGCCGATCGCCGTTCACTGCAG CGCCGGCGTGGGGCGGACAGGTGTCTTCATCACCCTGAGTATCGTCCTGGAGAGGATGCGCTACGAAGGAGCGGTGGACATCTTCCAGACTGTCAAAATGCTGCGCACGCAGAGACCGGCCATGGTGCAGACTGAG GACGAGTACCAGTTCTGCTACCAGGCCGCTCTGGAATACCTGGGTAGCTTCGACCACTATGCAACGTAA